A section of the Ruania halotolerans genome encodes:
- a CDS encoding LCP family protein, which produces MSTTPSRAAQGPRHSRRAPGRRALPTVMAVVLFLVTFAGTGAAFAYQSLQGGVDRHNLDDILGTDRPTNGSSEPDNPDDALEGEAYNVLVMGTDSRDGEENADLGGGANSVEGMRSDTTLLLHVAADRSRVDVVSIPRDLLVTIPSCSLPDGSSTYEQYDAMFNGAFALGGSTGDVGYAAGCTVRTVEAMTDIYIDDFVVVDMAGFKDMVDAIGGVDMCFEEDMYSEDAKLDITAGCHTLDGETALAVARARKGVGLGDGSDIGRIDRQQELLTNMVEQVLDRNILTNSTELYQFLQAATSSLTTSDRIGNLTTMAGLAYSLRGTDVDEVNFATIPFDWAGNRVRPNYLTDELWASIREDEPMVLPPDEDATDEEATTDDSTEVDGSSDASGTQG; this is translated from the coding sequence ATGTCCACCACACCCTCCCGTGCCGCTCAAGGGCCACGGCACAGCCGCCGGGCTCCCGGCCGCCGCGCGCTCCCCACCGTCATGGCGGTCGTGCTGTTCCTGGTGACCTTTGCCGGGACCGGTGCCGCCTTCGCCTACCAATCACTGCAGGGCGGCGTGGATCGGCACAACTTGGACGACATCCTCGGCACCGATCGGCCCACCAACGGCTCCTCCGAACCCGACAATCCCGACGACGCCCTCGAGGGTGAGGCGTACAACGTGCTCGTGATGGGCACCGATTCCCGGGACGGTGAGGAGAACGCCGACCTCGGTGGCGGCGCGAACTCAGTGGAGGGCATGCGTTCGGACACCACCCTGCTCCTGCATGTGGCCGCCGATCGCTCCCGCGTGGACGTCGTTTCGATTCCCCGCGACCTGCTCGTGACGATTCCGAGTTGCTCGCTGCCGGACGGCTCCTCCACCTACGAGCAGTACGACGCCATGTTCAACGGCGCATTCGCCCTGGGCGGGAGCACCGGCGATGTCGGCTACGCCGCCGGTTGCACCGTCCGCACAGTCGAGGCCATGACCGACATCTACATCGACGACTTCGTGGTGGTCGATATGGCTGGGTTCAAGGACATGGTGGACGCCATCGGGGGTGTGGACATGTGCTTCGAGGAGGACATGTACTCCGAGGACGCCAAGCTCGATATCACGGCCGGCTGCCACACCCTCGACGGTGAGACCGCCCTCGCTGTGGCCCGCGCTCGTAAGGGCGTCGGCCTGGGTGACGGCTCCGACATCGGCCGAATCGACCGTCAGCAGGAGCTGCTCACGAACATGGTGGAGCAAGTGCTGGACCGCAACATCCTGACCAACTCCACCGAGCTCTACCAGTTCCTGCAGGCAGCCACCTCCTCCCTCACCACGAGCGACCGGATCGGTAATCTCACCACCATGGCAGGCCTGGCGTACTCGCTGCGCGGCACCGATGTGGACGAAGTGAACTTCGCGACGATTCCCTTCGACTGGGCCGGCAACCGGGTGCGCCCGAACTACCTCACCGACGAGCTCTGGGCCTCCATCCGCGAGGACGAGCCGATGGTGTTGCCCCCGGACGAGGACGCCACCGACGAGGAAGCGACCACCGACGACAGCACCGAAGTGGACGGTTCCTCGGACGCGTCCGGCACCCAGGGCTGA
- a CDS encoding CoA-binding protein — translation MSTHTNDRTVIHRLMTTPGRWAVVGLSANRKRTAYEVSGYVQSLGHEIVPVHPRAEEAHGATGYASLAEVPGEIDVVDIFVNSDLAGGVVDEAIAAGAKAVWLQLDVIDEAAAERARAAGLDVVMDTCPLIEGHRLSLR, via the coding sequence ATGAGCACGCACACGAACGACCGGACCGTCATCCACCGGCTGATGACCACGCCTGGCCGATGGGCCGTCGTCGGGCTCTCCGCGAACCGGAAGCGGACCGCCTATGAGGTGTCCGGCTACGTGCAGAGCCTGGGCCACGAGATCGTGCCGGTGCACCCGCGAGCAGAAGAGGCACACGGTGCGACGGGGTACGCGAGCCTTGCCGAGGTGCCCGGTGAGATCGACGTGGTCGACATCTTCGTCAACTCCGATCTGGCCGGCGGCGTGGTGGACGAGGCGATCGCGGCCGGCGCGAAGGCGGTGTGGCTCCAACTGGACGTCATCGACGAGGCCGCCGCCGAACGCGCCCGTGCGGCCGGACTCGACGTGGTGATGGACACCTGCCCGCTGATCGAGGGGCACCGGCTGAGCCTGCGCTGA
- a CDS encoding 5-(carboxyamino)imidazole ribonucleotide synthase, translating into MAEPAGALQIRLQALVEAADGATAQVVPDSRVGAAADADAVAGIARGADVLTFEHEHVPAEVLAALVADGVNVQPGAQALRHAQDKIVMRRRMTELGVPCPRWASATSVADIEAFGAEVGWPIVAKTPVGGYDGKGVQVLTGSDDESVAAVLPWFEHPRGEVLLEERVGFRRELAVLVGRRPSGEMRSWPVVETVQSQGVCAEVVAPAPDLPEHLAEDAVDVAHAIAEGLDVTGVMAVEMFEAADGVILVNELAMRPHNSGHFTIEGSVTSQFEQHLRAVLDLPLGATDLTAPVAVMVNVLGSELEDPTQAYTALMAAYPEAKVHLYGKSVRPGRKLGHVTVTGTDLPTVRRRAQEAAALLGGR; encoded by the coding sequence ATGGCTGAACCCGCCGGCGCGCTGCAGATCCGGCTTCAGGCGCTCGTCGAGGCTGCCGACGGGGCCACCGCGCAGGTGGTTCCCGATTCCCGCGTGGGTGCTGCGGCCGATGCTGACGCGGTGGCCGGTATCGCTCGCGGGGCGGATGTGCTCACCTTCGAACACGAACACGTCCCCGCCGAGGTTCTTGCTGCACTCGTGGCCGACGGCGTGAACGTGCAGCCGGGAGCGCAGGCGCTGCGGCACGCGCAGGACAAGATCGTGATGCGCCGCCGGATGACCGAATTGGGCGTTCCGTGCCCGCGATGGGCTTCGGCCACCTCGGTTGCGGACATCGAGGCCTTCGGCGCAGAGGTGGGTTGGCCCATCGTGGCTAAGACACCTGTCGGCGGGTATGACGGGAAGGGTGTGCAGGTGCTGACCGGCTCGGATGACGAATCCGTTGCCGCCGTGCTGCCCTGGTTCGAGCACCCGCGTGGCGAGGTGCTGCTCGAGGAGCGGGTCGGTTTCCGGCGCGAGCTCGCCGTTCTGGTGGGCCGGCGTCCGTCCGGTGAGATGCGGTCCTGGCCCGTCGTGGAGACGGTGCAGAGCCAGGGGGTATGCGCCGAAGTCGTCGCGCCGGCCCCGGATCTTCCTGAGCATCTGGCCGAGGACGCCGTGGACGTGGCCCACGCGATCGCCGAGGGACTCGACGTCACGGGGGTGATGGCGGTGGAGATGTTCGAGGCCGCCGACGGGGTGATCCTGGTCAATGAACTCGCGATGCGCCCGCACAACAGCGGCCACTTCACCATCGAAGGCTCGGTGACGAGCCAGTTCGAGCAGCACCTGCGGGCCGTACTTGACCTCCCGCTGGGCGCGACGGACCTGACTGCACCGGTCGCGGTCATGGTCAATGTGCTCGGGTCCGAACTGGAGGACCCCACACAGGCCTACACCGCCCTGATGGCGGCCTATCCCGAGGCCAAGGTGCACCTGTACGGGAAGTCGGTGCGCCCGGGACGCAAGCTCGGTCACGTGACGGTGACCGGAACGGATCTGCCCACGGTGCGCCGTCGGGCTCAAGAGGCAGCAGCGCTGCTGGGAGGTCGGTGA
- a CDS encoding DUF2304 domain-containing protein yields MDQIWIQLVLLIGVAIVTVLLTRSTADARHQAIRRVLLVIFAIVTASAILYPTWLSRLAAVLGVGRGTDLLLYGLVIAFLSFIATSYRRMKQLDRRITELTRTIALTQVRQERAGLPTVHAPRTEIGGSDRTPDEDPDDR; encoded by the coding sequence ATGGACCAGATCTGGATCCAGCTGGTGCTGCTGATCGGCGTGGCGATCGTGACGGTGCTGCTCACCCGATCCACCGCCGACGCTCGCCACCAGGCCATCCGGCGAGTGCTGCTGGTGATCTTCGCGATCGTGACCGCGAGCGCCATTCTGTACCCCACCTGGCTCTCCCGGCTGGCCGCGGTCCTCGGTGTGGGCCGCGGCACGGACCTGCTCCTGTACGGCCTGGTAATCGCCTTCCTCTCCTTCATCGCCACCAGCTACCGGCGGATGAAGCAACTCGATCGGCGAATCACCGAACTCACTCGCACGATCGCCTTGACCCAGGTCCGCCAGGAACGCGCAGGGCTCCCCACGGTCCACGCCCCTCGCACCGAGATCGGCGGATCTGACCGCACACCGGATGAGGATCCCGACGACCGGTGA
- a CDS encoding acyltransferase family protein, giving the protein MTRSLSSDRAAPARGRLRLLDGLRFSAAIAVLGYHYAAFDKVEGPVWGQPVEDATARAGVWFGYGALAPYLFFVISGFVILMTAEGRGWRYFIASRVARLYPAYWAAVLATSALLLLMWNPGRAPGLGQIAMNLTMVQAAFEVPHVDGVYWTLWVELKFYLLMGIFVVVGLTARRVVWFAGLWPLAGWALAESGLPWLWDWLIYRHAPFFAGGMLLYLLYSRGHTPVRWLLLIGNAALAVWHTVPGLSDQVAQNTPYALEPRLLGALVVGCFVAVALIALTRWSRVEWRWLTTAGVLTYPVYLLHQYWGWWVIAGLRDHVGPVVSVTAATAVSLTLAWLVHRCVERPIGPRMKRAVLRALGGEAPGR; this is encoded by the coding sequence ATGACCCGATCCCTTTCCTCGGACCGCGCCGCCCCGGCCCGCGGTCGCCTGCGGCTGCTCGATGGCCTGAGGTTCTCGGCCGCGATCGCCGTGCTCGGCTACCACTACGCCGCATTCGACAAGGTCGAAGGCCCCGTCTGGGGGCAACCCGTGGAGGACGCCACCGCACGCGCTGGCGTCTGGTTCGGCTACGGTGCGCTCGCGCCCTACCTGTTCTTCGTGATCTCCGGATTCGTGATCCTGATGACGGCGGAGGGCCGGGGATGGCGTTACTTCATCGCCTCCCGGGTGGCTCGCCTCTACCCGGCCTACTGGGCCGCTGTGCTGGCCACCAGTGCGCTGCTGCTGCTGATGTGGAACCCGGGGCGGGCACCGGGGCTGGGGCAGATCGCCATGAACCTCACGATGGTCCAGGCCGCCTTCGAGGTACCACACGTGGATGGCGTGTATTGGACGTTGTGGGTGGAGCTGAAGTTCTACCTGCTGATGGGGATCTTCGTGGTCGTCGGACTGACGGCCCGGCGCGTGGTGTGGTTCGCCGGACTGTGGCCGCTGGCGGGTTGGGCACTCGCGGAATCGGGGCTCCCGTGGCTGTGGGACTGGCTGATCTACCGGCACGCTCCGTTCTTCGCCGGCGGGATGCTCCTGTACCTGCTCTACTCGCGCGGGCATACGCCGGTGCGCTGGCTCCTGCTGATCGGCAACGCGGCGCTCGCGGTGTGGCACACCGTGCCCGGTCTCAGCGATCAGGTGGCGCAGAACACTCCGTATGCCCTCGAACCGCGCCTTCTTGGTGCCTTGGTGGTGGGGTGTTTCGTGGCGGTGGCGCTGATCGCACTCACCCGATGGTCCCGGGTGGAGTGGCGGTGGCTCACCACGGCGGGTGTGCTCACGTATCCGGTGTACCTGTTGCACCAGTACTGGGGCTGGTGGGTGATCGCCGGGCTGCGTGACCATGTGGGTCCGGTGGTGTCGGTGACTGCCGCAACTGCCGTCTCCTTGACGCTGGCCTGGCTCGTGCACCGGTGTGTGGAGCGGCCCATCGGGCCGCGAATGAAACGTGCCGTGCTCCGAGCGCTAGGGGGAGAGGCGCCGGGCCGATAG
- a CDS encoding DUF6541 family protein has product MILLHALLALLVGAALLVVPGALALRLVGVRGLRLLAAAPPLTFAILGITAIVAEGMGLRWGVLAALAGTAAAIGFALGMRAFGTILTAEEPPRTSTGERAALLAGVLLSWIPVWIGTGGPDQMLQRWDALFHLGALRLITETGSASSLTLGALSYGTGQDGVYPAAWHAFTALLPTSSPTAAVLVSASLTSGATWVIGSAALARELWPGTRYAAAVAAVAAGVATATPMALWVGWGHLPNAAALAMVPGVLACALHWLVKARPPTSGARTGAVIVVLAAAGGLGLAHPNAALALAALLLAPVAWLLGCAAQNWWQTGRRGVAVGVPVGAVLLVAAATAGLLRSPLAAAVTGYTGIATDSLPVAIGEVAAGWYDLWAHPATAIAVIGAPVGAWLAWRRGAPWVAGMLAVVWVLYVDAATGGELGISGLWYSSTARLSVVVAMVTLPLGAGALLVGVQRIRRRFLERGGAHSGRPVLLLTSALAGLVVVALVVTSSVYTARRTAEVFGVDSGGAPRFVTAPEREMWEDITAEGGVLSDGSAGTVLGNPFSGTPLLYSLYGQDVVFPVAGQVLSEEQEAVLDGFAALADGVPWGDPQLCSALGALEVRYLYQDSEPYQRANDYAPLDTVEVSGAQVVAEGGTARLVELPPCR; this is encoded by the coding sequence GTGATCCTCCTTCACGCCCTGCTCGCCCTCCTCGTGGGAGCGGCGCTGCTCGTGGTGCCGGGGGCGCTGGCCCTGCGCCTAGTGGGAGTACGCGGACTTCGCCTGCTCGCCGCCGCACCACCACTGACCTTCGCGATCCTCGGCATCACGGCGATCGTCGCCGAGGGGATGGGCTTGCGATGGGGTGTTCTGGCCGCTCTCGCCGGAACCGCGGCCGCCATCGGATTCGCCCTGGGTATGCGTGCGTTCGGCACAATCCTGACCGCAGAGGAACCGCCGCGCACCAGCACCGGTGAGCGTGCCGCCCTGCTTGCCGGGGTGCTGCTGAGCTGGATCCCGGTGTGGATCGGCACCGGCGGCCCGGACCAGATGTTGCAGCGCTGGGACGCGCTGTTCCACCTCGGCGCGCTCCGGCTGATCACCGAGACCGGGTCGGCCTCCTCACTCACCCTGGGCGCCCTCTCCTACGGGACGGGCCAGGACGGCGTCTACCCGGCTGCATGGCACGCCTTCACCGCACTGCTGCCCACCTCATCGCCGACGGCGGCCGTCCTGGTCTCCGCGTCCCTCACCTCGGGCGCCACGTGGGTGATCGGCAGCGCGGCCCTGGCCCGGGAGCTATGGCCCGGTACCCGGTACGCGGCTGCCGTGGCGGCGGTTGCGGCCGGAGTGGCCACGGCGACTCCAATGGCGCTGTGGGTGGGGTGGGGACACCTGCCGAACGCCGCCGCGCTGGCCATGGTGCCCGGCGTGCTGGCCTGTGCGCTGCACTGGCTGGTCAAAGCCCGGCCACCCACCTCAGGGGCGCGGACCGGGGCGGTGATCGTGGTGCTCGCCGCTGCGGGAGGCCTCGGCCTCGCCCATCCCAACGCTGCCCTGGCGCTCGCCGCCCTGCTGCTGGCCCCGGTGGCCTGGCTGCTCGGGTGCGCGGCACAGAACTGGTGGCAGACGGGGCGGCGAGGGGTCGCCGTCGGCGTTCCGGTCGGTGCCGTGCTTCTCGTGGCGGCGGCGACGGCGGGACTGCTGCGCTCGCCGCTGGCAGCGGCAGTGACCGGGTACACCGGCATCGCTACTGACTCCCTCCCGGTGGCGATCGGTGAGGTGGCGGCCGGCTGGTATGACCTGTGGGCGCACCCGGCCACGGCGATCGCAGTGATCGGCGCTCCGGTTGGCGCATGGCTGGCGTGGCGGCGCGGTGCGCCGTGGGTGGCGGGGATGCTGGCCGTGGTGTGGGTGCTCTACGTCGACGCCGCCACCGGGGGCGAGCTGGGGATCTCCGGGCTCTGGTATTCGAGCACTGCACGGCTCAGCGTGGTCGTGGCGATGGTGACGCTGCCGTTGGGTGCGGGGGCGTTGCTCGTGGGGGTGCAGCGCATCCGGAGGCGGTTCCTGGAGCGGGGCGGGGCGCATTCCGGCCGTCCGGTGCTCCTGTTGACGAGTGCCCTGGCGGGGCTCGTGGTGGTGGCGTTGGTGGTGACGTCGTCGGTGTACACCGCGCGGCGCACGGCCGAGGTGTTCGGGGTGGACTCCGGAGGTGCGCCCCGGTTCGTCACCGCACCCGAACGGGAGATGTGGGAGGACATCACTGCCGAGGGTGGTGTGCTCAGCGATGGGTCGGCCGGAACGGTGCTCGGCAACCCGTTCTCCGGCACGCCGTTGCTGTACAGCCTGTATGGCCAGGACGTGGTGTTCCCGGTGGCCGGCCAAGTGCTCTCGGAGGAGCAGGAGGCAGTGCTCGACGGGTTCGCCGCGCTTGCCGACGGCGTGCCGTGGGGTGATCCGCAGTTGTGCTCGGCCCTGGGCGCGCTCGAGGTGCGCTACCTGTATCAGGACTCCGAGCCGTATCAGCGCGCGAACGACTACGCGCCATTGGACACGGTGGAGGTGTCCGGTGCGCAGGTGGTTGCCGAGGGCGGGACCGCTCGGCTCGTGGAGTTGCCCCCCTGCCGCTGA
- a CDS encoding TIGR00266 family protein translates to MSQWFFTYNGERSGPFEDEQARAQAARDPNGHCWKEGFAEWLPIHAVPEFASSAGSPPPPPPPPAASRGTDEIDFRIIGEDMQFVEIELDPGETAIAEAGALMVKDASVRMDTVFGDGSPAQGAGGGGFMDTLMSAGKRVITGESLFTTMFTHEGTGKAHVSFAAPFPGSVLPIKLSDHGGQLICQKDSFLAGARGVSIGIHFQRKILTGLFGGEGFIMQKLEGDGWVFVHAGGTVVERELAPGERIDVDTGCVMAYHAGVDMDVRAVGGVKSMVFGGEGVFLATLTGPGKVWLQSLPFSRMAGRMLAAAPQTGGRDRGEGSVLGGFGNLLGGDNRF, encoded by the coding sequence ATGAGTCAGTGGTTCTTCACCTACAACGGCGAGCGCAGTGGTCCGTTCGAGGATGAGCAGGCCCGTGCACAGGCGGCCCGCGATCCGAACGGGCACTGTTGGAAGGAAGGATTCGCGGAGTGGCTGCCGATCCACGCAGTGCCCGAGTTCGCTTCCTCGGCGGGTTCACCTCCGCCCCCGCCCCCACCACCGGCGGCGAGCCGCGGAACTGACGAGATCGACTTCCGCATCATCGGCGAGGACATGCAGTTCGTGGAGATCGAGCTCGATCCGGGCGAGACGGCGATCGCTGAGGCCGGTGCGCTGATGGTCAAGGATGCCTCGGTTCGGATGGACACGGTCTTCGGAGACGGGTCTCCCGCCCAGGGTGCCGGCGGTGGCGGCTTCATGGACACGCTGATGTCGGCCGGCAAGCGCGTGATCACCGGCGAGTCGCTGTTCACCACGATGTTCACCCACGAGGGCACGGGCAAGGCGCACGTCTCCTTCGCCGCCCCGTTCCCGGGCTCGGTGCTGCCCATCAAGCTCTCCGACCACGGGGGCCAGCTCATCTGTCAGAAAGACAGCTTCCTGGCCGGCGCCCGTGGCGTCTCCATCGGGATCCATTTCCAGCGCAAGATCCTCACCGGCCTGTTCGGCGGTGAGGGCTTCATCATGCAGAAGCTTGAGGGTGACGGCTGGGTCTTCGTGCACGCGGGCGGCACGGTGGTCGAGCGCGAACTGGCTCCGGGCGAGCGCATCGACGTCGACACCGGCTGCGTGATGGCCTACCACGCAGGCGTGGACATGGACGTGCGCGCCGTCGGTGGTGTGAAGAGCATGGTCTTCGGCGGTGAGGGTGTGTTCCTGGCGACCCTGACCGGACCCGGAAAGGTCTGGTTGCAGTCGTTGCCGTTCTCCCGGATGGCCGGTCGCATGCTGGCAGCAGCGCCGCAGACCGGTGGGCGTGACCGCGGTGAAGGGTCGGTGCTCGGCGGCTTCGGGAACCTGCTCGGCGGTGACAACCGGTTCTGA
- a CDS encoding glycosyltransferase family 2 protein codes for MTTMPTHADTWLVVPLYNEAPVIGEVIAGARGAFANIVCVDDGSSDRSAHAAEEAGAVVIRHATNLGQGAALQTGIDFVLGQTDAQYLITFDADGQHQVSDAAAMLRRAREEDLAVVFGSRFLDDRTRAGFLKRLVLKTAVWVTNQSTGLRLTDAHNGLRVIRRDAAAGVRLRQDRMAHASEIVLQLGRTRLPWAEHPVHVLYTDYSKGKGQSLWNAVNILVELMFR; via the coding sequence ATGACGACCATGCCCACCCATGCCGACACCTGGCTCGTGGTGCCGCTGTACAACGAGGCACCTGTGATCGGCGAGGTGATCGCCGGCGCACGGGGCGCATTCGCAAACATCGTGTGCGTGGATGACGGCTCGTCGGACCGTTCGGCCCACGCCGCCGAGGAGGCGGGCGCGGTGGTCATCCGGCACGCCACCAATCTCGGGCAGGGCGCGGCATTGCAGACTGGGATCGACTTCGTGCTCGGGCAGACTGACGCGCAGTACCTCATCACCTTCGACGCCGACGGGCAGCACCAGGTATCCGACGCCGCCGCGATGTTGCGACGCGCCCGCGAGGAAGACCTCGCCGTGGTCTTCGGCTCCCGGTTCCTGGACGACCGCACCAGGGCTGGATTCCTCAAACGCCTCGTGCTCAAGACCGCCGTGTGGGTGACCAACCAGTCCACCGGGTTGCGGTTGACGGACGCCCACAACGGGCTGCGCGTGATCCGGCGTGACGCCGCCGCCGGGGTGCGCCTGCGCCAGGACCGGATGGCACACGCCTCCGAGATCGTGCTGCAGCTGGGCCGCACCCGGCTACCGTGGGCGGAGCACCCGGTGCACGTGCTCTACACCGACTACTCCAAGGGCAAAGGGCAGTCGCTGTGGAACGCGGTGAACATCCTGGTGGAGTTGATGTTCAGATGA
- a CDS encoding acyltransferase: protein MQSVIVDSAEVDPSAVIGEGTSIWQLAQVRENADIGPGCIIGRGAYIGTGVRLGANCKVQNHALVYEPALLENGVFVGPAAVLTNDQFPRAINPDGGRKSGADWTPVGVTLREGCSIGARAVCVAPVTVGRWATVAAGAVVTKDVPDHALVAGVPARRIGWVGRAGVPLRQTADAGTGTITWACPRTGERYVEADGVLRVADDAETTGSQETTENAENRPAEEDVR from the coding sequence GTGCAGAGTGTGATTGTTGACTCTGCCGAGGTGGATCCCAGCGCCGTGATCGGTGAGGGAACGAGCATCTGGCAGCTTGCTCAGGTGCGCGAGAACGCCGACATCGGCCCGGGGTGCATCATCGGCCGCGGTGCCTATATCGGAACCGGTGTGCGCCTCGGCGCGAACTGCAAGGTGCAGAATCACGCCCTGGTGTACGAGCCGGCGCTGCTCGAGAACGGCGTATTCGTCGGCCCAGCGGCAGTGCTGACGAATGACCAGTTCCCCCGCGCCATCAACCCCGACGGCGGCCGCAAGTCCGGTGCCGACTGGACCCCGGTCGGGGTCACCCTCCGCGAAGGGTGCTCGATCGGAGCCCGCGCCGTCTGTGTGGCACCGGTGACCGTGGGCCGGTGGGCCACCGTGGCCGCCGGGGCGGTGGTGACCAAGGATGTTCCTGACCACGCCTTGGTGGCCGGGGTACCAGCCCGCCGGATCGGTTGGGTGGGCCGGGCGGGAGTGCCGCTGCGGCAGACGGCCGACGCCGGGACCGGCACGATCACCTGGGCCTGCCCACGTACGGGCGAGCGGTACGTCGAGGCCGACGGTGTGCTGCGAGTTGCTGACGACGCCGAGACCACTGGCAGCCAAGAAACGACCGAGAACGCAGAGAACCGACCCGCCGAGGAGGACGTCCGGTGA
- a CDS encoding LCP family protein → MLVLLLVLVLAWPVGLLIWANGQINHVAATNDDLSTDGTTYLLAGSDSRADSGLDGDTTEGQRTDTIMLLTSPPSGTPSLISIPRDTYVEIPEYGPNKLNSAYAYGGPELLVDSVQSLTGIEVDHYVEIGMGGVADIVDAVGGVELCLDYDVDDADSDLVWEAGCHPADGETALAFARMRKADPLGDIGRTQRQQQVIQAVTSTVADPSLVFRPGEQVRLASAGLGALDVSEGTGIIDLGQMALAFRNATGSDGVRGTPPVADLDYRPGGVGSTVLLDPDLAPAFFEAVADGTVTEADLQQY, encoded by the coding sequence GTGCTGGTGCTGCTGCTCGTCCTGGTACTGGCCTGGCCCGTGGGTCTGCTGATCTGGGCGAACGGGCAGATCAACCACGTGGCCGCCACGAACGACGACCTGAGCACCGATGGCACCACGTACCTGCTCGCTGGCTCGGACTCCCGGGCCGATTCCGGACTGGACGGCGACACCACCGAGGGGCAACGCACCGACACGATCATGCTGCTCACCTCGCCCCCCAGCGGGACGCCGTCGTTGATCTCCATTCCACGCGATACCTACGTGGAGATCCCCGAGTACGGCCCGAACAAACTGAACTCGGCCTACGCCTACGGCGGGCCGGAGTTGCTGGTGGACTCCGTGCAGTCGCTGACCGGTATCGAGGTGGACCACTACGTCGAGATCGGGATGGGCGGCGTGGCCGACATCGTCGACGCGGTCGGTGGCGTGGAACTGTGCCTGGACTATGACGTGGACGATGCCGACTCCGATCTGGTGTGGGAGGCCGGCTGCCACCCTGCCGACGGGGAGACCGCCCTAGCGTTTGCCCGGATGCGCAAGGCCGACCCCCTCGGTGACATCGGCCGCACCCAGCGCCAGCAGCAGGTGATCCAGGCCGTCACCTCGACGGTGGCCGACCCGAGCCTGGTGTTCCGCCCGGGTGAGCAGGTACGGCTGGCCAGCGCCGGTCTGGGAGCGCTGGACGTCTCCGAGGGCACCGGCATCATCGACCTCGGCCAGATGGCGCTCGCGTTCCGCAATGCCACCGGATCCGACGGCGTTCGAGGCACTCCCCCGGTGGCCGACCTGGACTACCGGCCCGGCGGGGTCGGATCCACTGTGCTGCTCGACCCCGACCTCGCTCCCGCGTTCTTCGAGGCAGTGGCCGATGGCACCGTCACCGAGGCCGACCTGCAGCAGTACTGA
- a CDS encoding GtrA family protein produces MTESTERAPGSAPRLSARLFTWFGELTRFGTVGLVAFIVDTGLMNLLRFGPGEILGHKPLTAKVISVTVAVLIAWLGNRYWAFAPKRSAETPAARSKELVQFAIVNVIGMAIAVGCLAVSHYLLGFTSPLADNISANGVGLVLGTAFRYLAYRYWVFTGPVPRPPAQSAEQSPTRAQR; encoded by the coding sequence GTGACCGAGTCCACTGAACGCGCTCCCGGCAGCGCCCCGCGCCTGTCGGCGCGGCTGTTCACGTGGTTCGGTGAGCTGACCCGATTCGGCACCGTCGGACTCGTCGCCTTCATCGTCGATACCGGCCTGATGAACCTGCTGCGATTCGGCCCGGGTGAGATCCTTGGTCACAAGCCACTGACGGCGAAGGTCATCTCGGTCACGGTGGCCGTGCTGATCGCATGGCTGGGGAACCGCTACTGGGCGTTCGCACCCAAACGAAGCGCCGAGACGCCAGCGGCCCGGAGCAAGGAGCTCGTCCAGTTCGCGATCGTGAACGTGATCGGGATGGCAATCGCCGTCGGTTGCCTCGCCGTCTCGCACTATCTGCTCGGATTCACCTCCCCGTTGGCGGACAACATCTCGGCCAACGGGGTCGGGCTGGTGCTCGGGACCGCGTTCCGGTACCTCGCCTACCGGTACTGGGTGTTCACCGGGCCAGTGCCGCGGCCACCAGCTCAGTCGGCCGAACAATCGCCCACGCGCGCGCAGCGATGA
- the purE gene encoding 5-(carboxyamino)imidazole ribonucleotide mutase: MGARVGVVMGSDSDWPVMEAAVAALEEFEIECEVDVVSAHRMPQEMIRYGEQASGRGLGVLIAGAGGAAHLPGMLAAVTPLPVIGVPVPLQHLDGMDSLLSIVQMPAGVPVATVSVGGARNAGLLAARILGAGSDADAARLRERMGEFQEALRATAEEKGARLRAKRGHRTGFGN; encoded by the coding sequence ATGGGTGCTCGCGTCGGCGTGGTGATGGGATCGGATTCGGATTGGCCGGTGATGGAGGCGGCCGTGGCGGCACTCGAGGAATTTGAGATCGAGTGCGAGGTGGATGTCGTCTCCGCGCACCGGATGCCGCAGGAGATGATCCGCTACGGCGAACAGGCCAGCGGCCGCGGGCTGGGCGTGCTGATCGCCGGAGCTGGGGGAGCGGCGCACCTGCCCGGGATGCTCGCCGCGGTGACCCCACTGCCGGTGATCGGTGTGCCCGTGCCACTGCAGCACCTGGACGGGATGGACTCCCTGCTCTCCATCGTGCAGATGCCCGCCGGAGTTCCGGTGGCCACGGTCTCCGTAGGTGGAGCGCGCAACGCGGGCCTACTCGCCGCACGGATCCTCGGCGCCGGTTCAGACGCCGACGCTGCCCGGTTGCGGGAGCGGATGGGCGAGTTCCAGGAGGCCCTGCGGGCCACGGCCGAGGAGAAGGGTGCCCGGTTGCGGGCGAAGCGCGGCCACCGCACCGGCTTCGGGAACTGA